From the Prunus dulcis chromosome 4, ALMONDv2, whole genome shotgun sequence genome, one window contains:
- the LOC117626010 gene encoding probable inactive 2-oxoglutarate-dependent dioxygenase AOP2: MGSLTTVHELPTINFSIEDLKPGSASWSSTAKQVRFALEEYGSFVAQYDQISAELLNNMFGQAKDLFEVPKENKEKNVGDEPYRGHMGPNPLLPLYESLCIDNVTSPQETQKFKNLMWPEGKSNFCETTDSFGQLLANLERTVEQLLFEGYGIGKQYESVGSSNGHLLRFIRYTVPEDKDATVRFPSHTDINFTTIVVQHDIAGLEIKTKEGDWINVECAPSQAQIVFMAGDGLQVWSNDRVKACHHRVKHSGDKTRYSIGMFTFNNGIFQVPEELVDESHPLLYNAFDSRAFIRKYATTPELKKAACPIKAFAGVKA; this comes from the exons ATGGGTTCCCTAACAACAGTGCATGAGCTTCCTACCATCAACTTCTCCATTGAAGACTTGAAGCCTGGCTCAGCTTCTTGGTCGTCCACCGCCAAACAAGTCCGGTTTGCACTCGAAGAATACGGCTCTTTCGTGGCACAATATGATCAAATTTCTGCTGAACTTTTAAACAACATGTTTGGCCAAGCCAAAGATTTGTTTGAGGTtcccaaagaaaacaaagagaagaacGTTGGTGATGAACCCTATCGTGGGCATATGGGTCCAAACCCCCTCCTTCCACTCTATGAAAGCTTGTGCATCGACAATGTCACATCCCCACAAGAAAcccaaaagttcaaaaatctCATGTGGCCTGAGGGAAAGAGCAACTTCTG TGAAACCACAGATTCATTTGGGCAGTTATTGGCAAATCTGGAACGCACAGTTGAGCAACTGCTATTCGAAGGCTATGGGATTGGAAAGCAGTACGAGTCGGTTGGTAGTTCCAACGGTCACCTTCTTAGATTCATCAGATATACAGTACCAGAGGACAAGGATGCCACCGTAAGGTTTCCGAGCCACACAGACATAAACTTCACCACCATTGTTGTTCAGCATGATATCGCTGGCTTGGAGATCAAAACAAAGGAAGGTGATTGGATTAATGTTGAGTGTGCACCCTCACAAGCACAGATCGTATTCATGGCGGGTGATGGACTGCAG GTGTGGAGCAATGACAGAGTGAAAGCTTGCCACCACAGAGTAAAGCATTCTGGAGACAAGACAAGATACTCAATTGGGATGTTCACATTCAACAATGGGATTTTCCAAGTGCCGGAAGAACTAGTAGACGAAAGCCACCCACTGCTCTATAACGCATTTGATAGCCGTGCCTTTATTCGAAAATATGCTACAACTCCAGAGCTGAAGAAGGCCGCGTGTCCGATCAAGGCCTTTGCCGGTGTCAAAGCTTAA
- the LOC117626214 gene encoding probable 2-oxoglutarate-dependent dioxygenase AOP1, protein MGSVPKLPTINFSIEDLKPGSASWLPTAKQVRFALEEYGCFVAQYEQISEELLNNMFGQAKDLFEIPKENKVKNVGEEPYRGHMGPNPGLPLYESLCIDNVTSPQETQKFKNLMWPEGKTNFCETTDSFGQLLADLERTVEQLLFESYGIGKQYESVGSSNGHLLRFIKYTVPEDNDTTLRFPSHTDINFTTIVVQHDIAGLEVKTKEGDWINVECKPSQVQLVFMAGDGLQVWSNDRVKACHHRVKHCGNKTRYSIGLFTFNNGVFQVPDELVDESHPLLYNAFDSRAFIRKYATTPELKKEASPIKAFAGVKA, encoded by the exons ATGGGTTCCGTGCCTAAGCTCCCTACCATCAATTTCTCCATTGAAGACTTGAAGCCTGGTTCAGCTTCTTGGCTGCCCACGGCCAAACAAGTCCGGTTTGCGCTCGAAGAATACGGCTGTTTCGTGGCACAGTATGAGCAAATTTCTGAGGAACTATTAAACAACATGTTTGGCCAAGCCAAAGATTTGTTTGAGATccccaaagaaaacaaagtcaAGAACGTTGGCGAGGAACCCTATCGTGGGCATATGGGTCCAAACCCTGGCTTGCCACTCTATGAAAGCTTGTGCATTGATAACGTGACATCCCCACAAGAAAcccaaaagttcaaaaatctCATGTGGCCTGAAGGAAAGACCAACTTCTG TGAAACCACAGATTCATTTGGGCAGTTATTGGCAGATTTGGAACGCACTGTTGAGCAATTGCTGTTCGAAAGCTATGGGATTGGAAAGCAGTACGAGTCGGTTGGTAGTTCCAACGGTCACCTTCTTAGATTCATCAAATATACAGTACCAGAGGACAACGATACCACCTTAAGGTTTCCCAGCCACACAGACATAAACTTCACCACCATTGTTGTTCAGCATGATATCGCTGGCTTGGAGGTCAAAACCAAGGAAGGGGATTGGATTAATGTTGAGTGTAAACCCTCACAAGTACAGTTGGTATTCATGGCGGGTGATGGATTGCAG GTATGGAGCAATGACAGAGTGAAAGCTTGCCACCACAGAGTGAAGCACTGTGGAAACAAGACACGATACTCAATTGGGCTCTTTACATTCAATAATGGGGTTTTCCAAGTGCCAGATGAATTAGTGGACGAAAGCCACCCACTCCTCTATAACGCATTTGATAGCCGTGCCTTTATTCGAAAATATGCTACTACTCCTGAGCTCAAGAAGGAAGCTTCTCCTATCAAGGCCTTCGCCGGTGTCAAAGCTTAA
- the LOC117626327 gene encoding probable inactive 2-oxoglutarate-dependent dioxygenase AOP2 has product MGSQTKPTLPTINFSIEDLKPGSASWLSTAKQVRFGLEEYGCFVAQYEQISGELLNSIFGQAKDLFEVPKENKVKNVGEEPYRGHMGPNPLLPLYESLCIDNVTSPQETQKFKNLMWPEGKTNFCETTDSFGQLLADLERTVEQLIFESYGIGKQYESVGSSNGHLLRFIKYTVPEDNDTTLRFPSHTDINFTTIVVQHDIAGLEVKTKEGDWIDVECAPSQFVFMAGDGLQVWSNDRVKACHHRVKHCGNKTRYSIGLFTFNNGIFQVPQELVDESHPLLYNPFDSRAFIRKYATTPELKKEPSPIKAFAGVKA; this is encoded by the exons ATGGGTTCCCAAACAAAGCCTACGCTTCCTACCATCAACTTCTCCATTGAAGACTTGAAGCCTGGCTCAGCTTCTTGGCTGTCCACCGCCAAACAAGTCCGTTTTGGCCTCGAAGAATACGGCTGTTTCGTGGCACAGTATGAGCAAATTTCTGGGGAACTTTTAAACAGCATCTTTGGGCAGGCCAAAGATTTGTTTGAGGTtcccaaagaaaacaaagtaaaGAACGTTGGTGAGGAACCTTATCGTGGGCATATGGGTCCAAACCCCCTTCTGCCACTCTATGAAAGCTTGTGTATTGATAATGTGACATCCCCACAGGAAactcaaaagttcaaaaatctCATGTGGCCTGAAGGAAAGACCAACTTCTG CGAAACCACAGATTCATTTGGGCAGTTATTGGCAGATTTGGAACGCACAGTTGAACAATTGATATTCGAAAGCTATGGGATTGGAAAGCAGTACGAGTCAGTAGGTAGTTCCAACGGTCACCTTCTTAGATTCATCAAATATACAGTACCAGAGGACAACGATACCACCTTAAGGTTTCCGAGCCACACAGACATAAACTTCACCACCATTGTTGTTCAGCATGATATCGCTGGCTTGGAGGTCAAAACCAAGGAAGGCGATTGGATTGATGTTGAGTGTGCACCCTCACAATTCGTATTCATGGCAGGTGATGGATTGCAG GTGTGGAGCAATGACAGAGTGAAAGCTTGCCATCACCGAGTGAAGCATTGCGGAAACAAAACAAGATACTCAATTGGACTGTTTACTTTCAACAACGGGATTTTCCAAGTGCCGCAAGAATTAGTGGACGAAAGCCACCCACTCCTCTACAACCCATTTGATAGCCGTGCCTTTATTCGAAAATATGCTACTACTCCTGAGCTGAAGAAGGAACCCTCTCCTATCAAGGCCTTCGCCGGTGTCAAAGCTTAA